In Kogia breviceps isolate mKogBre1 chromosome 7, mKogBre1 haplotype 1, whole genome shotgun sequence, a single window of DNA contains:
- the ARAP1 gene encoding arf-GAP with Rho-GAP domain, ANK repeat and PH domain-containing protein 1 isoform X6 → MDGLPVGPTPSPPVIKAGWLDKNPPQGSYIYQKRWVRLDTDHLRYFDSNKDAYSKRFVPVACISRVAAIGDQKFEVITNNRTFTFRAESDAERKEWMQALQQAVAEQRARARLSSAYPLGVQGSEPPDRAGSLELRGFKNKLYVAVVGDKVQLYKNLEEYHLGIGITFIDMSVGNVKEAADRRGFDLTTPYRIFSFSAESELEKEQWLEAMQRAIAEALSTWEVAERIWAVAPNRFCADCGAAQPDWASINLCVVICKRCAGEHRGLGAGVSKVRSLKMDRKVWTETLIELFLQLGNAAGNRFWAANVPPSEALQPGSSPGARRYHLEAKYREGKYRRYHPLFGNQEELDKALCAAVTTSDLAETQALLGCGAGVNCFSGDPEVPTPLALAEQAGQTLQMEFLRNNRTTEVPRLDSVRPPEKHYSIVLPTVSHSGFLYKTASAGKLLQDRRAREEFSRRWCVLSDGVLSYYENERAVTPNGEIRASEIVCLAVPTPDTHGFEHTFEVYTEGERLYLFGLESAELAREWVKCIAKAFVPPLAEDLLARDFERLGRLPYKAGLSLQRAQEGWFALISSELHAVFPEGPCEEPLQLRKLQELSVQGDSENPVLVLVERRRTLYIQGERRLDFTGWLGAIQKAAASSGDTLSEQQLGDSDIPVIVYRCVDYITQCGLTSEGIYRKCGQTSKTQRLLESLRLDARSVRLKEGEQHVDDVSSALKRFLRDLPDGLFTRVQRLAWLEASGIEDEEEKVSRYRELLARLPPVNRATVKALISHLYCVQCFSDTNQMNTHNLAIVFGPTLFQTDGQDYKAGRVVEDLISHYVMVFSVDEEELRKQREEITAIVKMRVAGTASGTQHAGDFICTVYLEEKKEETEQHVKIPASMTAEELTLEILDRRNVGIREKDYWTCFEVNEREEAERPLHFAEKVLPILHGLGMDSYLVVKKHQSMEAMLLYLASHVGETKHGMMKFREDRSLLGLGLPSGGFHDRYFILNSSCLRLYKEVRSHRPEKEWPIRSLKVYLGVKKKLRPPTCWGFTVVHETEKHEKQQWYLCCETQMELREWFATFLFMQHDGLVWPSEPSRVSRAVPEVRLGSVSLIPLRGSENEMRRSVAAFTADPLSLLRNV, encoded by the exons ATGGACGGGCTGCCtgtgggccccacccccagcccaccagTCATCAAGGCTGGCTGGCTGGACAAGAACCCACCGCAAGG ATCTTATATCTATCAGAAGCGATGGGTGAGACTGGATACCGATCACCTGCGATACTTTGATAGTAACAAG gATGCCTACTCAAAGCGCTTTGTCCCTGTGGCCTGCATCTCCCGAGTGGCTGCCATTGGGGACCAAAAGTTTGAAGTGATCACAAACAATCGGACCTTTACCTTCCGGGCGGAGAGTGATG CGGAGCGGAAGGAGTGGATGCAGGCCCTGCAGCAGGCGGTGGCTGAGCAGCGTGCCCGGGCCCGACTTTCTAGTGCTTATCCGTTGGGTGTTCAAGGCTCAGAGCCCCCTGACCGCGCCGGCAGCCTGGAACTACGTGGCTTCAAGAATAAACTCTATGTGGCTGTGGTTGGGGACAAAGTGCAGCTTTACAAGAATCTGGAG GAGTACCACCTGGGCATCGGCATCACCTTCATTGACATGAGCGTGGGCAACGTGAAGGAAGCAGCGGACCGACGCGGCTTCGACCTCACCACCCCCTACCGCATCTTCAG CTTCTCGGCCGAATCAGAGCTGGAGAAGGAGCAGTGGCTGGAGGCCATGCAGAGAGCCATTGCTGAGGCCCTGTCTACCTGGGAGGTGGCCGAGCGCATCTGGGCCGTGGCCCCCAACAGATTCTGTGCTGACTGCGGAGCTGCCCAGCCTGACTGGGCCTCCATCAACCTCTGCGTTGTCATCTGCAAGCGCTGTGCAG GGGAGCACCGTGGCCTGGGCGCTGGTGTCTCCAAGGTGCGGAGTCTGAAGATGGACAGGAAGGTGTGGACAGAAACACTCATCGAG CTCTTCTTACAGCTGGGCAATGCTGCTGGGAACCGCTTCTGGGCAGCCAACGTGCCGCCCAGTGAGGCTCTGCAGCCCGGCAGCAGCCCTGGTGCCCGGCGGTACCACCTAGAGGCCAAGTACCGTGAGGGCAAGTACCGACGCTACCATCCGCTCTTTGGCAACCAGGAGGAGCTGGACAAG gccctgtgTGCCGCAGTCACAACCTCAGACCTGGCTGAGACCCAGGCGCTCCTGGGCTGTGGGGCTGGGGTCAACTGCTTCTCGGGGGACCCTGAAGTCCCCACGCCCCTGGCTCTCGCTGAGCAGGCAGGACAGACGCTGCAGATGGAATTCCTTCGAAACAACCGGACCACAG AGGTACCTCGGCTGGATTCAGTGAGGCCCCCAGAAAAGCACTACTCAATTGTCCTGCCAACTGTGAGCCACAGTGGCTTCCTCTACAAGACCGCTTCCGCCGGGAAGCTGCTACAGGACCGCCGGGCCCGGGAAG AATTCAGCCGACGCTGGTGTGTGCTTAGCGACGGGGTCCTGAGCTACTATGAGAATGAGCGGGCAGTGACCCCCAACGGGGAGATTCGGGCCAGCGAGATTGTGTGTCTGGCAGTGCCCACTCCCGACACCCATGG TTTTGAGCACACCTTTGAGGTGTACACAGAAGGAGAGCGGCTGTACCTGTTTGGGCTGGAGAGCGCAGAGCTGGCTCGTGAATGGGTCAAGTGCATTGCTAAG GCATTCGTGCCTCCCCTGGCTGAGGATCTGCTGGCCCGGGATTTTGAGAGGCTTGGGCGCCTACCCTACAAAGCTGGCCTGAGCCTACAGCGGGCCCAGGAGGGCTGGTTCGCCCTCATCAGCTCCGAGCTCCATGCTGTCTTCCCAGAGGGGCCCTGCGAGGAGCCGCTGCAGCTTCGGAAACTACAGGAGCTTT CCGTCCAAGGGGACAGCGAGAACccggtgctggtgctggtggagCGACGGAG GACGCTGTACATCCAGGGGGAGCGGCGGCTGGACTTCACGGGCTGGCTGGGGGCCATCCAGAAAGCAGCGGCCAGCTCAGGGGACACGCTGTCGGAGCAGCAGCTTGGAGACTCGGATATCCCGGTGATTGTGTACCGCTGTGTGGACTACATTACCCAGTGCG GCCTGACGTCGGAGGGCATCTACCGCAAGTGTGGGCAGACATCAAAGACACAGCGGCTGCTGGAGAGCCTGCGGCTGGACGCTCGCTCTGTGCGCCTCAAGGAGGGCGAGCAGCACGTGGACGACGTCTCCTCGGCGCTCAAGCGCTTCTTGCGAGATCTGCCCGATGGGCTCTTCACTCGAGTCCAGCGCCTAGCCTGGCTGGAGGCCTCAG GGATTGAGGATGAAGAGGAGAAGGTCTCCAGGTACCGAGAGCTACTGGCGCGTCTGCCCCCAGTCAACCGGGCCACAGTGAAGGCCCTTATCAGCCACTTGTACTG TGTCCAGTGCTTCTCAGACACGAACCAGATGAACACGCACAACCTGGCTATTGTGTTTGGGCCCACACTCTTCCAGACAGATGGGCAGGACTACAAGGCCGGCCGCGTGGTGGAAGACCTCATCAGCCACTATGTGATGGTGTTTAGT gTGGATGAGGAGGAGTTGAGGAAGCAGCGGGAGGAGATCACTGCCATTGTGAAGATGCGTGTGGCTGGCACTGCTAGTGGGACTCAG CACGCCGGTGACTTCATCTGCACTGTGTAcctggaggaaaagaaggaggagaCAGAGCAACATGTCAAG ATCCCAGCATCCATGACAGCTGAGGAGCTCACCCTGGAGATCTTGGATCGCAGGAATGTGGGCATCAGGGAGAAGGACTATTGGACCTGCTTCGAGGTCAACGAGAGGGAGGAGGCAG AGCGCCCCCTGCACTTTGCGGAGAAGGTGCTGCCCATCCTGCATGGGCTGGGCATGGACAGCTACCTGGTGGTGAAGAAGCACCAGTCCATGGAGGCCATGCTGCTGTACCTAG CCAGCCACGTGGGCGAAACCAAGCACGGCATGATGAAGTTCCGAGAGGACCGCAGcctcctgggcctgggcctgcccTCTGGTGGCTTCCACGATCGCTACTTCATCCTCAACAGCAGCTGCCTGCGGCTCTACAAGGAGGTTCGG agTCACAGGCCTGAGAAGGAGTGGCCCATCAGGAGTCTCAAAGTCTACCTGGGAGTGAAGAAGAAACTCCGGCCACCCACCTG CTGGGGCTTCACGGTGGTGCACGAGACGGAGAAACACGAGAAGCAGCAGTG GTACCTGTGCTGTGAGACACAGATGGAGCTCCGGGAGTGGTTCGCCACTTTCCTCTTCATGCAG CACGACGGCCTGGTGTGGCCCTCAGAGCCCTCACGCGTGTCCCGGGCGGTGCCTGAGGTCCGGCTGGGCAGCGTTTCGCTGATCCCCCTGCGCGGCAGTGAGAATGAGATGCGCCGGAGCGTGGCTGCCTTTACTGCGGACCCCCTTTCT CTCCTCCGAAACGTCTGA
- the ARAP1 gene encoding arf-GAP with Rho-GAP domain, ANK repeat and PH domain-containing protein 1 isoform X5 encodes MTKKEEPPPVSQVPRAVRVASLLSEGEELSGDDQGDEDEDDHAYEGIPNGGWHTSSLSSSLPSSLLIPDLPPHPMDGLPVGPTPSPPVIKAGWLDKNPPQGSYIYQKRWVRLDTDHLRYFDSNKDAYSKRFVPVACISRVAAIGDQKFEVITNNRTFTFRAESDAERKEWMQALQQAVAEQRARARLSSAYPLGVQGSEPPDRAGSLELRGFKNKLYVAVVGDKVQLYKNLEEYHLGIGITFIDMSVGNVKEAADRRGFDLTTPYRIFSFSAESELEKEQWLEAMQRAIAEALSTWEVAERIWAVAPNRFCADCGAAQPDWASINLCVVICKRCAGEHRGLGAGVSKVRSLKMDRKVWTETLIELFLQLGNAAGNRFWAANVPPSEALQPGSSPGARRYHLEAKYREGKYRRYHPLFGNQEELDKALCAAVTTSDLAETQALLGCGAGVNCFSGDPEVPTPLALAEQAGQTLQMEFLRNNRTTEVPRLDSVRPPEKHYSIVLPTVSHSGFLYKTASAGKLLQDRRAREEFSRRWCVLSDGVLSYYENERAVTPNGEIRASEIVCLAVPTPDTHGFEHTFEVYTEGERLYLFGLESAELAREWVKCIAKAFVPPLAEDLLARDFERLGRLPYKAGLSLQRAQEGWFALISSELHAVFPEGPCEEPLQLRKLQELSVQGDSENPVLVLVERRRTLYIQGERRLDFTGWLGAIQKAAASSGDTLSEQQLGDSDIPVIVYRCVDYITQCGLTSEGIYRKCGQTSKTQRLLESLRLDARSVRLKEGEQHVDDVSSALKRFLRDLPDGLFTRVQRLAWLEASGIEDEEEKVSRYRELLARLPPVNRATVKALISHLYCVQCFSDTNQMNTHNLAIVFGPTLFQTDGQDYKAGRVVEDLISHYVMVDEEELRKQREEITAIVKMRVAGTASGTQHAGDFICTVYLEEKKEETEQHVKIPASMTAEELTLEILDRRNVGIREKDYWTCFEVNEREEAERPLHFAEKVLPILHGLGMDSYLVVKKHQSMEAMLLYLASHVGETKHGMMKFREDRSLLGLGLPSGGFHDRYFILNSSCLRLYKEVRSHRPEKEWPIRSLKVYLGVKKKLRPPTCWGFTVVHETEKHEKQQWYLCCETQMELREWFATFLFMQHDGLVWPSEPSRVSRAVPEVRLGSVSLIPLRGSENEMRRSVAAFTADPLSLLRNV; translated from the exons ATGACCAAGAAG GAGGAGCCCCCCCCAGTGAGCCAAGTCCCTCGGGCCGTGCGCGTGGCCAGTCTGCTGAGCGAGGGGGAGGAACTGTCCGGGGACGACCAAGGGGATGAAGATGAGGATGACCATGCCTACGAGGGCATCCCCAA TGGTGGATGGCACACCAGCAGCCTGAGCTCATCCTTGCCCAGCAGCCTCCTGATCCCTGATCTCCCACCACACCCCATGGACGGGCTGCCtgtgggccccacccccagcccaccagTCATCAAGGCTGGCTGGCTGGACAAGAACCCACCGCAAGG ATCTTATATCTATCAGAAGCGATGGGTGAGACTGGATACCGATCACCTGCGATACTTTGATAGTAACAAG gATGCCTACTCAAAGCGCTTTGTCCCTGTGGCCTGCATCTCCCGAGTGGCTGCCATTGGGGACCAAAAGTTTGAAGTGATCACAAACAATCGGACCTTTACCTTCCGGGCGGAGAGTGATG CGGAGCGGAAGGAGTGGATGCAGGCCCTGCAGCAGGCGGTGGCTGAGCAGCGTGCCCGGGCCCGACTTTCTAGTGCTTATCCGTTGGGTGTTCAAGGCTCAGAGCCCCCTGACCGCGCCGGCAGCCTGGAACTACGTGGCTTCAAGAATAAACTCTATGTGGCTGTGGTTGGGGACAAAGTGCAGCTTTACAAGAATCTGGAG GAGTACCACCTGGGCATCGGCATCACCTTCATTGACATGAGCGTGGGCAACGTGAAGGAAGCAGCGGACCGACGCGGCTTCGACCTCACCACCCCCTACCGCATCTTCAG CTTCTCGGCCGAATCAGAGCTGGAGAAGGAGCAGTGGCTGGAGGCCATGCAGAGAGCCATTGCTGAGGCCCTGTCTACCTGGGAGGTGGCCGAGCGCATCTGGGCCGTGGCCCCCAACAGATTCTGTGCTGACTGCGGAGCTGCCCAGCCTGACTGGGCCTCCATCAACCTCTGCGTTGTCATCTGCAAGCGCTGTGCAG GGGAGCACCGTGGCCTGGGCGCTGGTGTCTCCAAGGTGCGGAGTCTGAAGATGGACAGGAAGGTGTGGACAGAAACACTCATCGAG CTCTTCTTACAGCTGGGCAATGCTGCTGGGAACCGCTTCTGGGCAGCCAACGTGCCGCCCAGTGAGGCTCTGCAGCCCGGCAGCAGCCCTGGTGCCCGGCGGTACCACCTAGAGGCCAAGTACCGTGAGGGCAAGTACCGACGCTACCATCCGCTCTTTGGCAACCAGGAGGAGCTGGACAAG gccctgtgTGCCGCAGTCACAACCTCAGACCTGGCTGAGACCCAGGCGCTCCTGGGCTGTGGGGCTGGGGTCAACTGCTTCTCGGGGGACCCTGAAGTCCCCACGCCCCTGGCTCTCGCTGAGCAGGCAGGACAGACGCTGCAGATGGAATTCCTTCGAAACAACCGGACCACAG AGGTACCTCGGCTGGATTCAGTGAGGCCCCCAGAAAAGCACTACTCAATTGTCCTGCCAACTGTGAGCCACAGTGGCTTCCTCTACAAGACCGCTTCCGCCGGGAAGCTGCTACAGGACCGCCGGGCCCGGGAAG AATTCAGCCGACGCTGGTGTGTGCTTAGCGACGGGGTCCTGAGCTACTATGAGAATGAGCGGGCAGTGACCCCCAACGGGGAGATTCGGGCCAGCGAGATTGTGTGTCTGGCAGTGCCCACTCCCGACACCCATGG TTTTGAGCACACCTTTGAGGTGTACACAGAAGGAGAGCGGCTGTACCTGTTTGGGCTGGAGAGCGCAGAGCTGGCTCGTGAATGGGTCAAGTGCATTGCTAAG GCATTCGTGCCTCCCCTGGCTGAGGATCTGCTGGCCCGGGATTTTGAGAGGCTTGGGCGCCTACCCTACAAAGCTGGCCTGAGCCTACAGCGGGCCCAGGAGGGCTGGTTCGCCCTCATCAGCTCCGAGCTCCATGCTGTCTTCCCAGAGGGGCCCTGCGAGGAGCCGCTGCAGCTTCGGAAACTACAGGAGCTTT CCGTCCAAGGGGACAGCGAGAACccggtgctggtgctggtggagCGACGGAG GACGCTGTACATCCAGGGGGAGCGGCGGCTGGACTTCACGGGCTGGCTGGGGGCCATCCAGAAAGCAGCGGCCAGCTCAGGGGACACGCTGTCGGAGCAGCAGCTTGGAGACTCGGATATCCCGGTGATTGTGTACCGCTGTGTGGACTACATTACCCAGTGCG GCCTGACGTCGGAGGGCATCTACCGCAAGTGTGGGCAGACATCAAAGACACAGCGGCTGCTGGAGAGCCTGCGGCTGGACGCTCGCTCTGTGCGCCTCAAGGAGGGCGAGCAGCACGTGGACGACGTCTCCTCGGCGCTCAAGCGCTTCTTGCGAGATCTGCCCGATGGGCTCTTCACTCGAGTCCAGCGCCTAGCCTGGCTGGAGGCCTCAG GGATTGAGGATGAAGAGGAGAAGGTCTCCAGGTACCGAGAGCTACTGGCGCGTCTGCCCCCAGTCAACCGGGCCACAGTGAAGGCCCTTATCAGCCACTTGTACTG TGTCCAGTGCTTCTCAGACACGAACCAGATGAACACGCACAACCTGGCTATTGTGTTTGGGCCCACACTCTTCCAGACAGATGGGCAGGACTACAAGGCCGGCCGCGTGGTGGAAGACCTCATCAGCCACTATGTGATG gTGGATGAGGAGGAGTTGAGGAAGCAGCGGGAGGAGATCACTGCCATTGTGAAGATGCGTGTGGCTGGCACTGCTAGTGGGACTCAG CACGCCGGTGACTTCATCTGCACTGTGTAcctggaggaaaagaaggaggagaCAGAGCAACATGTCAAG ATCCCAGCATCCATGACAGCTGAGGAGCTCACCCTGGAGATCTTGGATCGCAGGAATGTGGGCATCAGGGAGAAGGACTATTGGACCTGCTTCGAGGTCAACGAGAGGGAGGAGGCAG AGCGCCCCCTGCACTTTGCGGAGAAGGTGCTGCCCATCCTGCATGGGCTGGGCATGGACAGCTACCTGGTGGTGAAGAAGCACCAGTCCATGGAGGCCATGCTGCTGTACCTAG CCAGCCACGTGGGCGAAACCAAGCACGGCATGATGAAGTTCCGAGAGGACCGCAGcctcctgggcctgggcctgcccTCTGGTGGCTTCCACGATCGCTACTTCATCCTCAACAGCAGCTGCCTGCGGCTCTACAAGGAGGTTCGG agTCACAGGCCTGAGAAGGAGTGGCCCATCAGGAGTCTCAAAGTCTACCTGGGAGTGAAGAAGAAACTCCGGCCACCCACCTG CTGGGGCTTCACGGTGGTGCACGAGACGGAGAAACACGAGAAGCAGCAGTG GTACCTGTGCTGTGAGACACAGATGGAGCTCCGGGAGTGGTTCGCCACTTTCCTCTTCATGCAG CACGACGGCCTGGTGTGGCCCTCAGAGCCCTCACGCGTGTCCCGGGCGGTGCCTGAGGTCCGGCTGGGCAGCGTTTCGCTGATCCCCCTGCGCGGCAGTGAGAATGAGATGCGCCGGAGCGTGGCTGCCTTTACTGCGGACCCCCTTTCT CTCCTCCGAAACGTCTGA
- the ARAP1 gene encoding arf-GAP with Rho-GAP domain, ANK repeat and PH domain-containing protein 1 isoform X3, with protein MTKKEEPPPVSQVPRAVRVASLLSEGEELSGDDQGDEDEDDHAYEGIPNGGWHTSSLSSSLPSSLLIPDLPPHPMDGLPVGPTPSPPVIKAGWLDKNPPQGSYIYQKRWVRLDTDHLRYFDSNKDAYSKRFVPVACISRVAAIGDQKFEVITNNRTFTFRAESDAERKEWMQALQQAVAEQRARARLSSAYPLGVQGSEPPDRAGSLELRGFKNKLYVAVVGDKVQLYKNLEEYHLGIGITFIDMSVGNVKEAADRRGFDLTTPYRIFSFSAESELEKEQWLEAMQRAIAEALSTWEVAERIWAVAPNRFCADCGAAQPDWASINLCVVICKRCAGEHRGLGAGVSKVRSLKMDRKVWTETLIELFLQLGNAAGNRFWAANVPPSEALQPGSSPGARRYHLEAKYREGKYRRYHPLFGNQEELDKALCAAVTTSDLAETQALLGCGAGVNCFSGDPEVPTPLALAEQAGQTLQMEFLRNNRTTEVPRLDSVRPPEKHYSIVLPTVSHSGFLYKTASAGKLLQDRRAREEFSRRWCVLSDGVLSYYENERAVTPNGEIRASEIVCLAVPTPDTHGFEHTFEVYTEGERLYLFGLESAELAREWVKCIAKAFVPPLAEDLLARDFERLGRLPYKAGLSLQRAQEGWFALISSELHAVFPEGPCEEPLQLRKLQELSVQGDSENPVLVLVERRRTLYIQGERRLDFTGWLGAIQKAAASSGDTLSEQQLGDSDIPVIVYRCVDYITQCGLTSEGIYRKCGQTSKTQRLLESLRLDARSVRLKEGEQHVDDVSSALKRFLRDLPDGLFTRVQRLAWLEASGIEDEEEKVSRYRELLARLPPVNRATVKALISHLYCVQCFSDTNQMNTHNLAIVFGPTLFQTDGQDYKAGRVVEDLISHYVMVFSVDEEELRKQREEITAIVKMRVAGTASGTQHAGDFICTVYLEEKKEETEQHVKIPASMTAEELTLEILDRRNVGIREKDYWTCFEVNEREEAERPLHFAEKVLPILHGLGMDSYLVVKKHQSMEAMLLYLASHVGETKHGMMKFREDRSLLGLGLPSGGFHDRYFILNSSCLRLYKEVRSQRPWSGVPETSHRPEKEWPIRSLKVYLGVKKKLRPPTCWGFTVVHETEKHEKQQWYLCCETQMELREWFATFLFMQHDGLVWPSEPSRVSRAVPEVRLGSVSLIPLRGSENEMRRSVAAFTADPLSLLRNV; from the exons ATGACCAAGAAG GAGGAGCCCCCCCCAGTGAGCCAAGTCCCTCGGGCCGTGCGCGTGGCCAGTCTGCTGAGCGAGGGGGAGGAACTGTCCGGGGACGACCAAGGGGATGAAGATGAGGATGACCATGCCTACGAGGGCATCCCCAA TGGTGGATGGCACACCAGCAGCCTGAGCTCATCCTTGCCCAGCAGCCTCCTGATCCCTGATCTCCCACCACACCCCATGGACGGGCTGCCtgtgggccccacccccagcccaccagTCATCAAGGCTGGCTGGCTGGACAAGAACCCACCGCAAGG ATCTTATATCTATCAGAAGCGATGGGTGAGACTGGATACCGATCACCTGCGATACTTTGATAGTAACAAG gATGCCTACTCAAAGCGCTTTGTCCCTGTGGCCTGCATCTCCCGAGTGGCTGCCATTGGGGACCAAAAGTTTGAAGTGATCACAAACAATCGGACCTTTACCTTCCGGGCGGAGAGTGATG CGGAGCGGAAGGAGTGGATGCAGGCCCTGCAGCAGGCGGTGGCTGAGCAGCGTGCCCGGGCCCGACTTTCTAGTGCTTATCCGTTGGGTGTTCAAGGCTCAGAGCCCCCTGACCGCGCCGGCAGCCTGGAACTACGTGGCTTCAAGAATAAACTCTATGTGGCTGTGGTTGGGGACAAAGTGCAGCTTTACAAGAATCTGGAG GAGTACCACCTGGGCATCGGCATCACCTTCATTGACATGAGCGTGGGCAACGTGAAGGAAGCAGCGGACCGACGCGGCTTCGACCTCACCACCCCCTACCGCATCTTCAG CTTCTCGGCCGAATCAGAGCTGGAGAAGGAGCAGTGGCTGGAGGCCATGCAGAGAGCCATTGCTGAGGCCCTGTCTACCTGGGAGGTGGCCGAGCGCATCTGGGCCGTGGCCCCCAACAGATTCTGTGCTGACTGCGGAGCTGCCCAGCCTGACTGGGCCTCCATCAACCTCTGCGTTGTCATCTGCAAGCGCTGTGCAG GGGAGCACCGTGGCCTGGGCGCTGGTGTCTCCAAGGTGCGGAGTCTGAAGATGGACAGGAAGGTGTGGACAGAAACACTCATCGAG CTCTTCTTACAGCTGGGCAATGCTGCTGGGAACCGCTTCTGGGCAGCCAACGTGCCGCCCAGTGAGGCTCTGCAGCCCGGCAGCAGCCCTGGTGCCCGGCGGTACCACCTAGAGGCCAAGTACCGTGAGGGCAAGTACCGACGCTACCATCCGCTCTTTGGCAACCAGGAGGAGCTGGACAAG gccctgtgTGCCGCAGTCACAACCTCAGACCTGGCTGAGACCCAGGCGCTCCTGGGCTGTGGGGCTGGGGTCAACTGCTTCTCGGGGGACCCTGAAGTCCCCACGCCCCTGGCTCTCGCTGAGCAGGCAGGACAGACGCTGCAGATGGAATTCCTTCGAAACAACCGGACCACAG AGGTACCTCGGCTGGATTCAGTGAGGCCCCCAGAAAAGCACTACTCAATTGTCCTGCCAACTGTGAGCCACAGTGGCTTCCTCTACAAGACCGCTTCCGCCGGGAAGCTGCTACAGGACCGCCGGGCCCGGGAAG AATTCAGCCGACGCTGGTGTGTGCTTAGCGACGGGGTCCTGAGCTACTATGAGAATGAGCGGGCAGTGACCCCCAACGGGGAGATTCGGGCCAGCGAGATTGTGTGTCTGGCAGTGCCCACTCCCGACACCCATGG TTTTGAGCACACCTTTGAGGTGTACACAGAAGGAGAGCGGCTGTACCTGTTTGGGCTGGAGAGCGCAGAGCTGGCTCGTGAATGGGTCAAGTGCATTGCTAAG GCATTCGTGCCTCCCCTGGCTGAGGATCTGCTGGCCCGGGATTTTGAGAGGCTTGGGCGCCTACCCTACAAAGCTGGCCTGAGCCTACAGCGGGCCCAGGAGGGCTGGTTCGCCCTCATCAGCTCCGAGCTCCATGCTGTCTTCCCAGAGGGGCCCTGCGAGGAGCCGCTGCAGCTTCGGAAACTACAGGAGCTTT CCGTCCAAGGGGACAGCGAGAACccggtgctggtgctggtggagCGACGGAG GACGCTGTACATCCAGGGGGAGCGGCGGCTGGACTTCACGGGCTGGCTGGGGGCCATCCAGAAAGCAGCGGCCAGCTCAGGGGACACGCTGTCGGAGCAGCAGCTTGGAGACTCGGATATCCCGGTGATTGTGTACCGCTGTGTGGACTACATTACCCAGTGCG GCCTGACGTCGGAGGGCATCTACCGCAAGTGTGGGCAGACATCAAAGACACAGCGGCTGCTGGAGAGCCTGCGGCTGGACGCTCGCTCTGTGCGCCTCAAGGAGGGCGAGCAGCACGTGGACGACGTCTCCTCGGCGCTCAAGCGCTTCTTGCGAGATCTGCCCGATGGGCTCTTCACTCGAGTCCAGCGCCTAGCCTGGCTGGAGGCCTCAG GGATTGAGGATGAAGAGGAGAAGGTCTCCAGGTACCGAGAGCTACTGGCGCGTCTGCCCCCAGTCAACCGGGCCACAGTGAAGGCCCTTATCAGCCACTTGTACTG TGTCCAGTGCTTCTCAGACACGAACCAGATGAACACGCACAACCTGGCTATTGTGTTTGGGCCCACACTCTTCCAGACAGATGGGCAGGACTACAAGGCCGGCCGCGTGGTGGAAGACCTCATCAGCCACTATGTGATGGTGTTTAGT gTGGATGAGGAGGAGTTGAGGAAGCAGCGGGAGGAGATCACTGCCATTGTGAAGATGCGTGTGGCTGGCACTGCTAGTGGGACTCAG CACGCCGGTGACTTCATCTGCACTGTGTAcctggaggaaaagaaggaggagaCAGAGCAACATGTCAAG ATCCCAGCATCCATGACAGCTGAGGAGCTCACCCTGGAGATCTTGGATCGCAGGAATGTGGGCATCAGGGAGAAGGACTATTGGACCTGCTTCGAGGTCAACGAGAGGGAGGAGGCAG AGCGCCCCCTGCACTTTGCGGAGAAGGTGCTGCCCATCCTGCATGGGCTGGGCATGGACAGCTACCTGGTGGTGAAGAAGCACCAGTCCATGGAGGCCATGCTGCTGTACCTAG CCAGCCACGTGGGCGAAACCAAGCACGGCATGATGAAGTTCCGAGAGGACCGCAGcctcctgggcctgggcctgcccTCTGGTGGCTTCCACGATCGCTACTTCATCCTCAACAGCAGCTGCCTGCGGCTCTACAAGGAGGTTCGG AGCCAGAGGCCATGGAGCGGGGTCCCTGAGACC agTCACAGGCCTGAGAAGGAGTGGCCCATCAGGAGTCTCAAAGTCTACCTGGGAGTGAAGAAGAAACTCCGGCCACCCACCTG CTGGGGCTTCACGGTGGTGCACGAGACGGAGAAACACGAGAAGCAGCAGTG GTACCTGTGCTGTGAGACACAGATGGAGCTCCGGGAGTGGTTCGCCACTTTCCTCTTCATGCAG CACGACGGCCTGGTGTGGCCCTCAGAGCCCTCACGCGTGTCCCGGGCGGTGCCTGAGGTCCGGCTGGGCAGCGTTTCGCTGATCCCCCTGCGCGGCAGTGAGAATGAGATGCGCCGGAGCGTGGCTGCCTTTACTGCGGACCCCCTTTCT CTCCTCCGAAACGTCTGA